The nucleotide sequence TCTTTggcaagcaaagaaaaataaatatgaaaataaagggggggaggggagggcagggcacacgTGGCCATGGCccccccctcagcctgccccctcccccccccgctgcTGGGGTTGGTTCATGGCTGTAATTTTGGTGAACAAATCGGataaactggggggggggcaggaggaataCGGGGGGCAGGGTTCTggcttgcccccctcccccacaaCCCCGAGGGACTTTGGGGACAAACTAACAGGATCCCAAGCAGCAGGTGAAGAGGGTGGCCCTaatcccacccaccccccaacccGAGCCCGGCCCCCCAAAAGAGGGGATCCCCTTCTTTTGCatcgggggggagggggcacccaagcaggcagcagagccccggGAAAAAGAGGCCCCACAGGGCTGCCCAaagccccctcccagtgccccccgcGGCGTCTGTGTGGTACCCCCGATCCCACTGTCGGCGCCCCCCATGTCCGTGCCCCCCCCGGTGCCCGCACTCACCTGCCGGGATGCTCAGCGCGGGCTCGGTGCCCGCTGCCATGGGCGCAGCCGAGTTATAGTGACCGAGCCCGGTGAGGGGGGGATGGATGATGTGGGGGGTGCTGTGTattgggggagggggtgacTCACCACAGCCCCCCCCAACCAGCCCCCTTCTCCTCGCTGTGACGTCAATGGTGCGCCGGAGCCAATCAGCGCCCCGCCGGGCGCGCGCGCCGCATAGTAATCGCAGCGGGGCTGGAGCAACTCATTCATAAAACCAATTtcccccccccgggccccccTTCCCACgcccccaggacccccctcTGCCCAAGCCCGGGTAGCCCCACCCTGTCAGGGAGCGTTGCAGAGGACGGGGGGTgccagctcccccctccccacccctcgaTTTCAGCGGGTTTGGGCGTGGGGTGTGGAAGGagggggcggccccggggcgggggggtgtgCAGTTAGAGCGTCGGGGGAGGGGGTGTGAAGCTGGGTTGTGTGTGTGCCCCCTCTCCCGCCTCGGCACAGCCGGGGGTGCGCAGCCCCCCCACGTTTCCCCAGCGGGTCCCCGCGGACCAGGCTTCCCACGCGGGGCTGAATAATTCATCACCGGGAGAACCGGGAAGGCCCGgcccgggggtggggggtggctggCGGGGAGCCTTCACCCTcgcggggaggaggaggagggataaGGCATGGGCACCCCAGGGACCCTGCCGGGACTCTCCCCCGCCCCCGTTCCTCGAAATCCCGATGTCTTCCCCGCCGGGTCCGGGGGTACCGGGATGTCCCAAGCCAGGATCCCGCGGGGGTCGGGATCCCGCGGTGCCGTCGGGCGCGACTGCTCCCGCGGAGCTCGGCTCGGTTCGGTTGGACTCAGcgagccccggcccggcccggcccggcgggAGCTGTTCGCGGTGCTGAAGGTGACCCGGGGTCCTCAGGAGGGGGCGTGGGTGGGCTCGGGGAGTGGCAGAGGGACCCGCGGCAGCCCCCGGGAGGGGGAGTGGCGGTGGTCCGGGAACTGCAGCGTGTGCCGTGAGTGCAGTGAGGGCAAGTGCAGGGGTTGCAGTGAGTGCAGTGCGGGGTACACTGGGTGGGCAGTGCGCAGTGAAGTGTAGGCTGTGCAGTGGGTACAGTGCAGTGGGCACAGTGCAGGGGGTGCAGTGCGCTGTGCCCTGCAGCGCTGGGGTGCAGGTCCCGGCTCTCCAGACACCCCGCACCGAGGGCAGCTCCGCCTCTGCCCGGACAGAGCACCGAGGGGTGCAGGGAGTGCGGGGGGCTGGGATGCACCTCGGGAGCCACGGGCCGGGCcccccggggcggggcggggcggggcggggcggggccgggccccccggggcggggcggggcaggACGAGGCGGGGCCGCCCCTCCCCGTCGctgtctgtccccatccccccctccccccccccccccagccggGGCCGCCTCCCGCGGGCGCGCATGTCCCGCGGCTCCGCTTTCCCGGGAGCTTCGCACCGACACCTCCTGCTGGGACCTGGCCGAGCCGAGCCAAGCCGAGTCGAGCCTGGCTGAACCCAGCTTAAAGCGGGCCGGGCCATGGCCCCCTCGGGCGCAGGGACCTTGCGCTGCGCGCTGCTTTGTGCGTTGCTGTGTGCGCAGGGACCCGCACCCACCCGCGCAGGTACGGCTGGGGGGTAACGAAGGGAGTGGGGGGCAGGGGTCGAAGGGAGTTTGCAGCAGAACTTTTTCAGGGGATATTTTTTCGCTCAGGGTCTTCCTCGCCTGCAGGACTCCCTCACCCGGGATGGGGTTGAAGACCCCCTGCGCCCTCGGCTGGCCCTGCTTTTGGGGGAGTGAGAGGGCCTGAGGGTCCTGCTACGACCCCCAGGGCTTTGAGGGGTGCGGGACCAGCGGGGGCAGGGTCTGAAGAGCGGGGGGGGTGGATCTCGTAAGCTGGGGGCAGCGGAGCTGTCACCCTTCTGCCCCGGACGCCGGCAAGTCCGGGCATCAATTATGCAAAGCCCAAGCTTGCcgctgctcctcttctcccatccCCCTGCCCTCGCCCCGTGCCACCCTGACCTGGCCCACCGCACCCAGAGCGCCCATGGAGGTGCCCCCGCCCCCACCTTTgatttccctctccccacatcTGTCGGGAGGGGCCGGAGCTGCCGGCGTTGGGCTCCAGCTCCGCGATAAAAATAACTGAGTGCTGCTcaacctgcctgcagccccggcGAGCGCAGCCCCGCTCCCCATTGGCTCCCGGCAGGCCTCCAAacgctggagctgggggggggggcggcggtGTGCCCACCCCCCGTAGCCATGGCAATGGGTCCGCAGCATCCCACCTGCAGCCTTACGCCACCAGTTGCCCTCTTTGCTGTTTGCTCTGTGGGGAGtactgggagaaggaaaaggttcCTGGGTTTAGTCTCAGTGACCAGCAGGACTCTAGGAGAttagggggggggggcggaCTGAGTGGGGTGGAGCTGCCCACCCTAAAGGGAGGTGGGGTGGTGAGAAGCCCTCTCCAAGAAGCCAGGTGTAAAGCCCCTGCATGACCAAGCCCTTGCTGAGAAGCCAGCCCGGGGGGGTGCCAGCCTACAGCCCCCTCCTGCAAGCCCTGGGGTGGCAGGGTGGTAATTCTTCCCCTGGGAGCCTGGAAACGCATCCGGGATGGGAAGAGCTCCTGGTTGCTTCCCAGGATGGTGCAAAGGAGGGTGTGGGACACAgtgaggtgcaggcagggcccgggccctgctcccctcccttgctgggagctgtggctaTAAATTAATGatgagtgtgagtgtgtgtggggggagagcagctccacctGCACCTGAGTGATTCACTGCTGCCGTGGGGTgagctctgccttcctgcctggccGTGGGtaccagcagctctgtgctgtcccCACTGCTGGGGGTGCTACAAAcccacctgcagctgcccaggatggGTTTGGTGCCTTCATCCCTCCTGctgcatgaggagcagctgaggaaactgagcTTGTTcggcctggggaaaaggagcctgaggggagaacttctggatctctgcagctccctgaaaggaggctggagccaggtgggggttgggctcttctgcctacTATCAGctgatagaatgagaagaaatagcctcaaattgcaccaggagaggcccaggttggagatgaggaacaatttatttcctgcaggagtggtcaggggttggcacaggctgcccagggaggtggtggtgtccccatgcctggaggtgttcaggaaacctgtggccgtggcactggggccagggtttggtgcccacggtggtgctggctgggtggttgtgctggatgctctcagagagctttgccaacccaaaccattcttctATGATCACAAGAAAGCTTCCCCTGTGGGGCAGAGGGTCCAGCCCAGACCCCAGCTGTGGGTGGGTGATGGATGCTGGCCTGGAGCTCATCCCTTGTCCTGGTTTACAGCAGAATGTGGTGAGCTGAGGTCCTGCGGGGCATGCACGGCCAGCACCGCCTCACACAACGGCACTGGCTGCGTCTGGGTTGGCTGCAGGACCCCCGAGGAGGAACCAGGTGAGGGGGTCAGCCATGGAGGGGGCAGTGAGGGGCTCCCATACCTGCCCCCTGGCCtgccccaagccctgctgctgggctggggccatggtgggatGGTGCTGGCAACTCAGCCCCGTGGGCAAACCttgctccctctgcctgcagagtcCGGGGGCTGCGTGCAGAGCGGGGTGGCAGCGCGGGGGTCCTGTGTGCTCTacaacagcagctccctgtgcccaggtAACCACAATgg is from Dryobates pubescens isolate bDryPub1 chromosome 20, bDryPub1.pri, whole genome shotgun sequence and encodes:
- the CD164L2 gene encoding CD164 sialomucin-like 2 protein isoform X2; this encodes MAPSGAGTLRCALLCALLCAQGPAPTRAECGELRSCGACTASTASHNGTGCVWVGCRTPEEEPESGGCVQSGVAARGSCVLYNSSSLCPAALRSPTEEPPQSHSKEPATHSPRTSTTSAPLTGSPEFRPPGFDTASFIGGIVLVLSIQAVVFFIIKFIKSKDSTYQTLEDNQ
- the CD164L2 gene encoding CD164 sialomucin-like 2 protein isoform X3, coding for MAPSGAGTLRCALLCALLCAQGPAPTRAAECGELRSCGACTASTASHNGTGCVWVGCRTPEEEPESGGCVQSGVAARGSCVLYNSSSLCPAALRSPTEEPPQSHSKEPATHSPRTSTTSAPLTGSPEFRPPGFDTASFIGGIVLVLSIQAVVFFIIKFIKSKDSTYQTLI
- the CD164L2 gene encoding CD164 sialomucin-like 2 protein isoform X1, which produces MAPSGAGTLRCALLCALLCAQGPAPTRAAECGELRSCGACTASTASHNGTGCVWVGCRTPEEEPESGGCVQSGVAARGSCVLYNSSSLCPAALRSPTEEPPQSHSKEPATHSPRTSTTSAPLTGSPEFRPPGFDTASFIGGIVLVLSIQAVVFFIIKFIKSKDSTYQTLEDNQ